The genomic stretch TGCCGCCGTGTATATCAGCATAAAAATTAAGGCAACAATGCCGAGATTATTGGAATAGAACAGAAATCCAAGCGCTATCATGCTTACAGCCATTCCTACGGAACCGATTATCATTAAAGGTTTGCGACCGAATTTATCCACCGTAAAAATTGCAACCACCGTAAACAACAAATTCACAACACCTACAATAATCGTTTGCAGCAAAGATGAATCGGTGGAAGAACCCATGTTGCGGAAAATATTTCCGGCGTAATAAAGTACCACATTAATACCTACGAATTGCTGGAATACAGAGAGCAAAATACCTACGATAATCAATAACGAACCGTAAGACAACCACGGACGGCTTGTTTCGTGTAGCGTACTTTTAATAGAATCTAAAACAGATTGTGCTTCTTCTTTGCCGCCTATTTTCCCCAACACTTTCAATGCAGAGGCGTCTTTGCCTTTCATCGCAAGATAGCGCGGCGTTTCTGGCACAAAAAATAAAAGGATGAAAAATATTGCTGCCGGAATTACACCGGAGAAAAACATCCAACGCCAGCCTTCCGTTGTAAGCCACTGTTCATCGCCTTTTCCGGCGATGACGTAGTTCACGAAATAAATAACCAACATTCCGAAGATAATCGCAAACTGGTTGAAAGAAACCAATTTTCCGCGAATTTTTGCAGGCGCTATTTCAGCAATATACATCGGCGAAATCATGGATGCAAGTCCTACGCCGAAGCCGCCGATAATTCTATAAACAACAAACGAATAAACGGGCAGCACACCGAAAATGTTGAACGCTTCAGGTTTCCATGCTCCTATCGCCGAAAATAAAAATGATAACGCAGCAATGAATAATCCTGTCTTTCTTCCCCATGATTTTGAAATCGCTCCCGCCAAAGCGCCACCTATGATGCAGCCAATCAACGCGCTGGAAAGTATAAACCCTTTGATGGAATTTGCCATGTTTTGCAATGCATCAGCACCGGAAGGCATTATTTCATTTACAGAAAAATATGACCAAACAATCAATGCAACGAGAATGATAACGCTTACAATTATCCCTCGATTTTTGCCCAACAATTTGAGCATTTGTATGCATATGATAATTGCCACAATAAACAAAACGATGACCATCAACCAACGATATTGATTGATTAATGGAGTTGTCAACAAAGAGAAATCATTTGGCTTTGACTGCACAAAATATTTCCCAAGCGCTTCCTCTGCACCATTGACTACCGCCGTATCGTAGCCGAAAAGCAAACCGCCCAAAGTGGCAACTAATGTTAGTAATATGATGTAAAAATTATTACTTTTCTGAATACCCTGCGAAGCGTTGCTTCCGCCTGTGTTGATGAATGCCATCGAAGTTTATTTTTTGGTGGATGAATGTTTTTTGTTGTTTCTGTAGCCGTGGTTCGTGTCCGCACAAACCGCTTAGTATTTTCGGTACGTGAAGACACGTACCGAGGCATCAGAATGAAATAATATTTTTATAACCACAACGGCACGATGACAAAACGTTTCTCAACGTTGCGGTTTCGCCGTGCCGTCAAGTGTCGTTGTGGTTCAGCTTTTTTAAATATACTGATTAATAATATTCTCGTAATATTCCTGCCTGCCGCTAATCATCTT from Arachidicoccus sp. BS20 encodes the following:
- the xylE gene encoding D-xylose transporter XylE, with the protein product MAFINTGGSNASQGIQKSNNFYIILLTLVATLGGLLFGYDTAVVNGAEEALGKYFVQSKPNDFSLLTTPLINQYRWLMVIVLFIVAIIICIQMLKLLGKNRGIIVSVIILVALIVWSYFSVNEIMPSGADALQNMANSIKGFILSSALIGCIIGGALAGAISKSWGRKTGLFIAALSFLFSAIGAWKPEAFNIFGVLPVYSFVVYRIIGGFGVGLASMISPMYIAEIAPAKIRGKLVSFNQFAIIFGMLVIYFVNYVIAGKGDEQWLTTEGWRWMFFSGVIPAAIFFILLFFVPETPRYLAMKGKDASALKVLGKIGGKEEAQSVLDSIKSTLHETSRPWLSYGSLLIIVGILLSVFQQFVGINVVLYYAGNIFRNMGSSTDSSLLQTIIVGVVNLLFTVVAIFTVDKFGRKPLMIIGSVGMAVSMIALGFLFYSNNLGIVALIFMLIYTAAFAMSWGPVCWVLLAEIFPNSIRGALSIAVAAQWIANWVVSFTFPMMNDNVALTNQFHHGFAYWIYGVMAVLSALFIWKLVPETKGKSLEEIESIWKK